One Rhodobacteraceae bacterium M385 genomic region harbors:
- a CDS encoding acyl-CoA dehydrogenase translates to MTSAATTPQSARAKPASLVWDDPFLLENQLTEEERMIRDSAHAYCQEALGSRVVMANRHETFDRDIMTEMGDMGLLGATIPEEYGGIGANYVSYGLVAREVERIDSGYRSAMSVQSSLVMHPIFAYGTEAQRQKFLPELASGRMVGCFGLTEPDHGSDPGSMVTRAKAVDGGYSLSGAKNWITNSPIADVFIIWAKSDAHDGKIKGFILEKGMKGLNAPKIEGKFSLRASITGMIQMDEVFVPEDNLLPEVSGLAGPFGCLNRARFGIAWGAMGAAEACFHAARSYTMDRKQFGRPLAQTQLIQKKLADMQAEIALGLQGALQLGRMFDDHTAPAELISLMKRNNCGKALTIAREARDMHGGNGVSDEYGVIRHVMNLEAVNTYEGTHDVHALIMGRGITGLQAFA, encoded by the coding sequence ATGACATCCGCCGCCACCACCCCCCAATCCGCCCGGGCCAAGCCTGCGAGCTTGGTTTGGGACGACCCGTTTCTGCTGGAAAACCAGCTGACGGAGGAGGAGCGGATGATCCGCGACAGCGCCCATGCCTATTGCCAGGAAGCGTTGGGATCGCGCGTCGTCATGGCTAACCGCCACGAGACATTTGACCGCGATATCATGACCGAGATGGGCGACATGGGCCTTCTGGGCGCGACCATCCCCGAGGAATACGGCGGCATTGGCGCCAACTACGTCTCCTACGGTTTGGTCGCTCGCGAGGTGGAGCGGATCGACAGCGGCTATCGCTCGGCCATGTCGGTGCAAAGCTCGCTGGTGATGCACCCGATCTTCGCCTATGGGACCGAGGCGCAGCGCCAGAAATTCCTGCCAGAGCTGGCCTCGGGCCGCATGGTCGGCTGTTTCGGGTTAACCGAACCGGACCACGGATCGGACCCGGGGTCGATGGTCACCCGCGCCAAAGCGGTGGACGGCGGCTACAGCCTTTCCGGCGCGAAGAACTGGATCACCAACTCCCCCATCGCCGATGTCTTCATCATCTGGGCCAAGTCCGACGCCCATGACGGCAAGATCAAAGGCTTCATTCTTGAGAAGGGAATGAAGGGTCTGAACGCCCCGAAGATCGAGGGGAAATTCTCGCTCCGCGCCTCGATTACGGGCATGATCCAGATGGACGAAGTCTTTGTCCCCGAGGATAATTTACTGCCTGAAGTCAGTGGCTTGGCTGGTCCCTTCGGCTGCCTGAACCGGGCGCGCTTCGGCATCGCCTGGGGCGCCATGGGCGCGGCCGAGGCCTGCTTCCACGCCGCCCGCAGCTACACCATGGACCGCAAGCAGTTTGGCCGCCCACTGGCGCAAACGCAGCTGATCCAGAAGAAGCTGGCCGACATGCAGGCCGAGATCGCCCTGGGCCTGCAAGGGGCCCTGCAACTGGGCCGGATGTTCGACGATCACACCGCGCCCGCCGAGCTGATCAGCCTGATGAAGCGTAACAATTGCGGCAAAGCGTTAACCATTGCGCGGGAGGCCCGCGACATGCACGGCGGCAATGGCGTCAGCGACGAATACGGCGTCATCCGCCACGTGATGAACCTTGAGGCCGTTAACACTTACGAGGGCACCCACGACGTCCACGCCCTCATCATGGGCCGCGGCATCACCGGTTTGCAGGCCTTCGCCTAA
- a CDS encoding bifunctional salicylyl-CoA 5-hydroxylase/oxidoreductase: protein MRIACLGGGPAGLYFGISMKRRNPQAEVVVFERNRADDTFGWGVVLSDETLDNLAKNDAESAAIIRENFAYWDDVALHHQGQKLVSSGHGFCGIGRKKLLLILQARARELGVDLRFETEVGAASDYKDDFDVVVACDGLNSKTRMEFAETFQPDIDTRKCQFVWLGTHQRFDDAFTFIFEDTDKGWVWAHAYQFDDETATFIVECSQKTFDAYGFGEMSQQESIAVCEAIFKDHLGGHGLMTNANHIRGSAWIQFPRVLCEKWSHENVVLLGDASATAHFSIGSGTKLALESAIALAEDIATKPTLAEAFANYEDERRLEVLRLQSAARNSVEWFEDVERYLHLDPVQLNYSMLTRSQRISHENLRERDPKWLAGAEAWFMEQAGGEATTPARAPMFAPFTLRDMKLKNRIVVSPMAQYKAVDGAPTDWHLIHYGERAKGGAGLVYTEMTCVSADGRITPGCPGLYAPEHEAAWARLTAFVHAETEAKICCQIGHAGRKGSTRVGWEGMDKPLAEGNWPLLSASDIPWSDENATPQAMDRAQMDAVKTAFVASAEMADRAGFDMIELHAAHGYLISSFISPLSNTRTDNYGGSLENRMRYPLEVFAAMRAVWPPEKPMSVRISASDWAGDDGVTAEDAVKIAAMFEAQGADIIDVSAGQTSTEAEPVYGRMFQTPFSDRIRNEAGIKTMAVGNIFEADHVNSILMAGRADLVCLARPHLADPYWTLHAATALGDRQESWPQPYDAGRDQAWRLADRAAEMVGKV from the coding sequence ATGCGTATTGCTTGTCTTGGGGGTGGTCCTGCTGGCCTCTACTTTGGGATTTCGATGAAACGTCGCAATCCTCAGGCCGAAGTCGTTGTGTTCGAGCGTAACCGCGCGGACGATACCTTTGGGTGGGGCGTGGTCTTGTCCGACGAAACTCTTGATAATCTTGCCAAGAACGACGCCGAAAGCGCCGCGATTATCCGCGAGAACTTCGCCTATTGGGATGATGTGGCGCTGCATCATCAGGGCCAAAAACTGGTGTCCAGCGGCCATGGTTTCTGCGGTATCGGCCGCAAGAAGCTGCTGTTGATCCTACAGGCGCGGGCACGGGAATTGGGCGTTGATCTGCGGTTCGAGACCGAGGTTGGCGCGGCGTCTGATTACAAGGACGACTTTGACGTTGTGGTGGCTTGCGACGGGCTCAATTCCAAGACCCGGATGGAGTTTGCCGAGACCTTCCAACCCGACATCGACACCCGCAAGTGTCAGTTCGTCTGGCTTGGAACGCACCAGCGTTTCGACGATGCGTTTACCTTTATTTTCGAAGATACCGACAAGGGCTGGGTCTGGGCGCACGCGTATCAATTTGACGATGAGACAGCGACTTTCATCGTGGAATGCAGCCAGAAAACCTTTGATGCTTACGGCTTTGGCGAGATGAGCCAGCAAGAGAGCATTGCCGTGTGCGAGGCGATCTTCAAAGACCACCTTGGTGGCCACGGGCTGATGACCAACGCCAACCATATCCGCGGTTCTGCGTGGATTCAGTTCCCCCGTGTGCTTTGCGAAAAGTGGAGCCACGAAAATGTGGTGCTTTTGGGCGATGCTTCGGCCACGGCGCATTTTTCGATCGGGTCGGGAACGAAGCTGGCGTTGGAAAGTGCCATTGCGCTGGCCGAAGATATTGCCACAAAACCGACGCTGGCAGAGGCCTTCGCCAACTACGAGGACGAGCGGCGGTTGGAGGTCTTGCGTCTGCAATCGGCGGCGCGAAACTCGGTGGAATGGTTCGAGGATGTGGAGCGGTATCTGCACCTTGATCCGGTGCAACTGAATTACTCCATGCTGACCCGCTCGCAACGCATCAGCCACGAAAACCTGCGAGAGAGAGACCCGAAGTGGCTTGCCGGGGCGGAGGCGTGGTTCATGGAGCAAGCCGGGGGAGAGGCCACAACTCCCGCCCGCGCCCCGATGTTTGCGCCATTTACCTTGCGCGATATGAAGCTGAAGAACCGCATCGTGGTGTCCCCGATGGCGCAATACAAGGCTGTGGATGGCGCGCCGACCGATTGGCATTTGATCCATTACGGCGAGCGCGCCAAAGGCGGCGCAGGGCTGGTCTATACCGAGATGACATGCGTTTCCGCCGATGGGCGGATCACGCCCGGTTGCCCCGGTCTGTATGCCCCCGAGCATGAGGCCGCATGGGCGCGGCTGACCGCCTTTGTCCACGCTGAGACGGAAGCGAAGATTTGCTGCCAGATCGGCCATGCGGGGCGGAAGGGCTCGACCCGTGTCGGATGGGAAGGGATGGACAAGCCGCTGGCGGAGGGCAACTGGCCGCTTTTGTCGGCCTCCGATATCCCTTGGTCCGATGAAAACGCGACGCCGCAGGCGATGGACCGGGCGCAGATGGACGCGGTGAAGACGGCCTTCGTGGCAAGCGCCGAGATGGCGGATCGCGCGGGCTTTGACATGATCGAATTGCACGCGGCCCACGGCTATCTGATCTCGTCGTTCATCTCTCCGCTGTCCAACACGCGCACCGACAACTACGGCGGCAGCCTAGAGAACCGGATGCGCTACCCGTTGGAAGTTTTCGCCGCCATGCGGGCCGTTTGGCCGCCAGAAAAGCCCATGTCGGTGCGGATTTCGGCCAGCGATTGGGCCGGGGACGACGGTGTCACTGCCGAGGACGCCGTGAAGATCGCAGCGATGTTTGAAGCCCAAGGCGCGGATATCATCGATGTGTCGGCGGGCCAGACCTCGACCGAAGCAGAGCCTGTCTATGGCCGCATGTTCCAAACGCCTTTCTCGGACCGGATCAGGAACGAGGCGGGGATCAAGACAATGGCCGTGGGCAATATCTTCGAGGCCGATCACGTGAACTCGATCCTTATGGCGGGGCGGGCCGATCTGGTGTGCCTTGCGCGGCCGCATCTGGCCGATCCCTATTGGACGCTACATGCGGCGACGGCCCTTGGGGACCGACAAGAAAGCTGGCCCCAGCCCTATGATGCGGGACGCGATCAGGCGTGGCGTCTGGCCGACCGGGCCGCAGAAATGGTGGGTAAGGTATGA
- a CDS encoding SDR family oxidoreductase → MKHVVITGGGTGVGAQTAQRFAAAGYAVTIMGRSEAPLQAQGLSYQLCDVTDVDQVHAAFEAARAEHGPVSIVIANAGAATSKPFAKMSAADLTGMLDVNLTGVFNVWQAALADMKAAGAGRMIAIASTAGLKGYPYVSGYCAAKHGVVGLTRALSLELAKTGITVNAICPGFIETPLLERSVENIVATTGMSAEDAVKSLTKGNPQARLIQPEEVAETALWLCSDAARSVNGHTLSLSGGEI, encoded by the coding sequence ATGAAGCATGTCGTAATCACGGGCGGCGGCACGGGTGTTGGCGCCCAAACCGCACAGCGCTTCGCGGCGGCGGGCTATGCCGTGACGATCATGGGGCGTAGCGAGGCACCGTTGCAGGCGCAGGGCTTGTCGTATCAGCTGTGCGATGTGACCGACGTGGATCAGGTGCACGCCGCGTTTGAGGCGGCCCGCGCCGAGCATGGGCCGGTGTCCATCGTCATTGCGAACGCGGGCGCGGCGACCTCGAAGCCATTTGCCAAGATGAGTGCGGCGGATTTGACCGGCATGTTGGATGTGAACCTGACCGGGGTTTTCAACGTCTGGCAAGCGGCTTTGGCGGATATGAAGGCCGCAGGGGCAGGGCGGATGATCGCCATCGCCTCCACCGCTGGATTGAAAGGTTACCCGTATGTGTCGGGCTATTGCGCGGCGAAGCACGGGGTTGTTGGGCTAACGCGGGCGCTGTCGTTGGAACTGGCGAAAACCGGGATCACCGTGAACGCGATTTGCCCCGGCTTCATTGAAACGCCGCTGCTGGAACGCTCGGTCGAGAACATCGTCGCCACCACAGGGATGAGCGCGGAAGACGCGGTGAAATCATTGACAAAGGGCAACCCTCAGGCGCGGTTGATCCAGCCCGAGGAAGTGGCGGAAACGGCGCTTTGGCTCTGCTCGGACGCGGCGCGGTCAGTCAACGGACATACGTTAAGCCTGTCGGGAGGTGAAATCTGA
- a CDS encoding enoyl-CoA hydratase family protein, producing the protein MRSDVTHFKCEIADRIATIALDRPERKNPLTFDSYAEMRDWFRDLHYSDDVDAVVFASNGGNFSSGGDVHDIIGPLTKMSMKELLAFTRMTGDLVKAIVNCGKPMIAAIDGICVGAGAIIAMAADLRIATPEAKTAFLFTRVGLAGCDMGACAILPRIIGQGRAAELLYTGRAMTAEEGHAWGFHNKLVPADTLDAEAQSMAARIAAGPNFGHMMTKTMLAQEWSMSIEQAIEAEAQAQAICMQTADFERAYTAFVAKENPLFEGN; encoded by the coding sequence ATGCGCAGTGACGTCACTCACTTCAAATGCGAGATTGCCGACCGCATCGCCACCATTGCGCTGGATCGGCCCGAGCGGAAGAACCCGCTGACCTTCGACAGCTACGCCGAGATGCGCGATTGGTTCCGTGATCTGCATTACTCGGACGACGTAGATGCGGTGGTTTTTGCCTCCAACGGCGGCAACTTCAGCTCGGGCGGTGATGTGCATGACATCATCGGGCCGCTCACCAAGATGTCGATGAAAGAACTGCTGGCCTTTACCCGGATGACGGGCGATCTGGTCAAGGCGATCGTGAACTGCGGCAAGCCGATGATTGCCGCGATTGATGGGATTTGCGTGGGCGCAGGCGCGATTATCGCCATGGCCGCTGACCTGCGGATCGCCACGCCCGAGGCCAAGACAGCCTTCCTTTTCACCCGGGTGGGCCTTGCGGGTTGTGACATGGGGGCCTGTGCGATCCTGCCCCGGATCATCGGGCAAGGCCGCGCGGCAGAGCTGCTTTACACCGGCCGCGCCATGACCGCCGAGGAAGGCCATGCCTGGGGGTTCCACAACAAGCTGGTCCCCGCCGACACGCTGGACGCCGAGGCGCAGTCGATGGCCGCCCGCATCGCAGCGGGGCCGAACTTTGGGCACATGATGACCAAGACCATGCTGGCGCAGGAATGGTCGATGTCGATTGAGCAAGCGATCGAGGCCGAGGCGCAGGCGCAGGCCATCTGCATGCAGACGGCGGATTTTGAACGCGCCTACACCGCCTTTGTCGCCAAAGAAAACCCCCTGTTCGAGGGCAACTGA
- a CDS encoding MarR family transcriptional regulator, producing MQTKPVEVLAPPSKERLRLWLRLLKTSRAIETTLREKLREEFATTLPRFDVMAALSRYEDGLKMSQLSGVLRVSNGNVTGIVDRLAEDGLLVRVPVPGDRRASVVRLTKRGVEEFARQAAAHEAWIDSMLGGFAAEEAAEIGARLETLEAKLQSEGDA from the coding sequence ATGCAAACCAAACCGGTAGAGGTCCTTGCCCCGCCCTCAAAGGAACGCCTGCGCCTTTGGCTCCGCCTGCTGAAAACCAGCCGCGCGATTGAAACCACCCTGCGCGAGAAGCTGCGTGAGGAATTTGCCACCACCCTGCCGCGTTTCGATGTGATGGCCGCGCTGTCGCGTTATGAAGACGGCCTGAAGATGAGCCAGCTTTCCGGCGTGTTGCGCGTGTCCAACGGCAACGTCACCGGCATTGTGGACCGTTTGGCCGAGGATGGCTTGCTGGTGCGCGTGCCCGTACCCGGTGACCGCCGCGCCTCGGTCGTGCGATTGACCAAGCGCGGCGTCGAAGAATTCGCCCGCCAGGCCGCCGCCCACGAGGCGTGGATCGATTCTATGCTTGGTGGGTTTGCCGCCGAAGAAGCCGCCGAAATCGGCGCGCGGCTGGAAACTCTGGAAGCAAAGCTACAGTCAGAAGGGGATGCCTGA
- a CDS encoding acyl-CoA dehydrogenase family protein, with protein sequence MADKTFLHWPFFEDTHRDWAAQVEAVAEGLQVDHADTDAACRNLVADLGEAGILQATGNPDGPLDVRRLCLARETLARHDGLADFAFAMQGLGTGAISLFGSDAQKAEWLPLTRAGKAISAFALTEPQSGSDVANSTMTATRDGDAYLLNGQKTWISNGGIADVYTVFARTGDAPGARGLSAFVVPAETPGLTIAERLDTIAPHPLATLDFTDCRIPASALIGESGAGFKIAMSVLDVFRSTVAAAALGFARRALDEAVARVNARHVQGAPLSDLQMVQGHIADMAVDIDASALLIYRAAWTKDSGAPRITREAAMAKLFATDHAQNVIDKAVQLHGGDGVRSGQAVEKLYREIRALRIYEGASDVQRIIIARQTLGQ encoded by the coding sequence ATGGCGGATAAAACATTCCTTCACTGGCCATTTTTTGAGGACACGCACCGCGATTGGGCCGCACAGGTCGAGGCTGTGGCCGAGGGCTTGCAGGTGGATCACGCTGATACCGATGCCGCCTGCCGCAATCTGGTGGCGGATTTAGGCGAGGCGGGCATTTTGCAGGCAACGGGCAACCCCGATGGCCCGCTGGACGTACGCCGTCTTTGCTTGGCGAGAGAGACTTTGGCGCGCCACGATGGTTTGGCCGATTTCGCCTTTGCGATGCAGGGGCTTGGGACTGGTGCGATTTCGCTGTTTGGCAGCGATGCACAGAAGGCCGAATGGCTACCGCTGACGCGGGCGGGCAAGGCGATATCGGCTTTTGCGCTGACCGAACCTCAATCCGGGTCAGACGTGGCGAACTCTACCATGACGGCCACGCGCGATGGCGATGCTTACTTGTTGAACGGGCAGAAAACCTGGATCAGCAACGGCGGCATCGCCGATGTCTACACGGTCTTTGCGCGCACCGGCGACGCGCCCGGCGCACGGGGCCTGTCGGCTTTTGTGGTGCCCGCAGAGACGCCCGGCCTGACCATTGCCGAGCGGCTCGACACCATTGCGCCGCACCCACTGGCGACGCTGGATTTCACCGACTGCCGTATCCCCGCAAGCGCCCTGATCGGCGAAAGTGGGGCGGGGTTCAAGATCGCCATGTCGGTGCTGGATGTCTTCCGCTCCACCGTGGCGGCCGCCGCTTTGGGCTTTGCGCGCCGCGCTTTGGACGAGGCGGTGGCCCGTGTGAACGCGCGCCATGTGCAGGGTGCGCCGCTTAGCGATTTGCAGATGGTGCAGGGGCATATCGCGGATATGGCCGTGGATATCGACGCCTCGGCGCTGCTGATCTACCGGGCCGCCTGGACTAAGGACAGCGGCGCACCGCGCATCACCCGCGAAGCGGCAATGGCCAAGCTATTTGCCACCGATCACGCGCAAAATGTCATCGACAAAGCGGTGCAACTGCACGGCGGCGATGGTGTCAGATCGGGTCAGGCGGTTGAGAAACTATACCGAGAAATCAGGGCATTACGCATCTATGAGGGCGCATCAGACGTCCAGCGTATCATCATCGCCCGACAAACATTGGGTCAATAA